The Capra hircus breed San Clemente unplaced genomic scaffold, ASM170441v1, whole genome shotgun sequence genome contains a region encoding:
- the LOC108635542 gene encoding gamma-crystallin D, with the protein MGKITFYEDRGFQGRHYECSSDHSNLQPYLGRCNSVRVDSGCWMIYEQPNYLGPQYFLRRGDYPDYQQWMGLSDSVRSCRLIPHAGSHRLRLYEREDYRGQMIEITEDCSSLQDRFHFNEIHSLNVLEGSWILYELPNYRGRQYLLRPGEYRRHHDWGAVNAKVGSLRRVIDIY; encoded by the exons ATGGGGAAG ATCACCTTCTACGAGGACCGGGGCTTCCAGGGCCGCCACTATGAGTGCAGCAGCGACCACTCCAACCTGCAGCCTTACCTGGGCCGCTGCAATTCGGTGCGTGTGGACAGCGGCTGCTGGATGATCTACGAGCAGCCCAACTACCTGGGCCCCCAGTACTTCCTGCGGCGGGGCGACTACCCCGACTACCAGCAGTGGATGGGCCTCAGCGACTCGGTCCGCTCCTGCCGCCTCATCCCCCAC GCTGGCTCGCACAGGCTCAGACTTTACGAGAGGGAAGATTACAGAGGCCAGATGATAGAGATCACTGAGGACTGCTCCTCTCTTCAAGACCGTTTCCACTTCAATGAGATTCACTCTCTCAATGTGCTGGAGGGCTCCTGGATCCTCTATGAGTTGCCCAACTACCGGGGGCGGCAGTATCTGCTGAGGCCAGGGGAATACAGGCGCCACCATGACTGGGGGGCCGTGAATGCCAAAGTGGGCTCCTTGAGGAGAGTCATAGATATCTATTGA